A single Mytilus trossulus isolate FHL-02 chromosome 12, PNRI_Mtr1.1.1.hap1, whole genome shotgun sequence DNA region contains:
- the LOC134692986 gene encoding NFX1-type zinc finger-containing protein 1-like: MERHKPTYRHSSDTSKSTNLNPSTPVRPIIDYGEVDFEAIIEHNHEEDTVEIKNQIKDTKKPSVFDRLGKRSQRVVQITTNQSKTDIQENSNDFQDNDHSQTRQESSVVPNTTQKNHRIDTDKIHHVPKEHLSSQEKNIESRKRKSTSQSHSTYTNRQKKIKTSNIERNGERSKTYHHNAHNHNEGTRDKRTFPRNRTHERSRSENKRQEPLLSPRRRERSFFSNNRNRSVDVGERQDTSFQSSLQQTRFKRSRTKSPRRTEYRGQSSRSNTPEHQRRQTSSLRVVHRSTRQQRSSCKKTNFHLFHSPERSHSKNNRSREPLHSPRRRERSSSAKDRNRSDQERQDIYPDKQRSLQNSINKGSRTKSTHNTEYRGQYFPTNTSEQQDRKTPSPHVVPENTRNQRSPCTNSDFGLSQSNFDINIEHDTNTQKIHHKDIRHKTIRHGQSSLIHEKSCTVTVQNEETYGKTHDSSRPSFNVNQKKNCSDRYQSRSNNKSRDQKRRQNYNGNKTFTKKSQNGFEASDQKIDITQLSKMDNDSLAAYLSTCSRELDTFLFKHEMIDQMALFLQVMCQVCESKHHSLVQKALNPLKERKFFERKDIKYIICEFRLKFDKEHIDMLQNLLILMKGLVYHVNAGPRDLMQPLDSLERCVHEKVDDENQKGVLESLILEIRYKWNHQEKNSKTENKLSTLAILPDHTEIETCENVNIDSDYDTEESYLRRLFMVHRQDFIRPLCRGLVSLKESINEDPDCLEKRWRHDDIRVYKDISFLARCCNEQNGITWKIRFDITPYSRINWNTRKLLTFGSLVCLTNKKFKILQYATVAERNPADLQKGIFEIKFTEDIGELSAISQQSDIILVESQAFFPSYFYTLKSLQCMHSEIFNQESVLPFGKQLLNKRHSIDQQVPDYFESSKFAERGFDISCLNSELQVYNIDISSESNWPDADFLKMDESQYRAFLTSMKSKLALIQGPPGTGKTVVGLKIAELLLKNDHIWRQQENQGPMLLLSYTNHALDQFLLDISKRLRSTDTADIVRIGSRSEVEILREYNLTSKRKAYSYSREEYITRWGEIQSRTKRESSGLLNVMASNARSNLKIRIKEHDNLKKLREEIETGIVHQDWLHDVARVITNSQYSALRNESSLIRWLNIESATQQKVTIRPNYSENIYEENEFDYFDDEDNWYDDQSWDYDEEDIKTVEKDILMHLDFEKLKMVVSSSLINEEKNQNKEWFWDQYNQKEKSIFIKKIQDKLCCTQAMSIEGARSVSNVWWIHDLQRWQLYKYWIQQALIPINKEIQECENSYKRAQKRYEEIQQIADINILKRSKLVACTTTRAARDIEILKRVSPSIVLLEEAAQIPEHHVVACLTSSCQQIIMIGDHQQLRPSYNDYKTALQHKINISLFERLINGNFPVRKLENQHRMRPTISKLLVPHIYDTLENAKCVLDYENVKGMHNNMFFLSHSVFEDQEREELSRSHKNTFEAQLICQLYRYIRMQGYPPSKITVLSTYLDQVRLLRNLIKPIEEELSRNDPHKTVSSQPDKSSSELAVRVTAVDNYQGEENEIILLSLVRSNIENKIGYLSEPNRVCVALSRAKIGLYAIGNFELLKSKSRLWYDILKDADSSNSFGTRLQLTCQNHNSSTYISQSNDFDLVTDGGCQKSCSFRRECGHFCSRKCHIDDPRHSEIKCAKQCYKRVCPMGHRCMKSCHDPYLCGTCSEIVEKIIPKCQHKKRMKCSEVPDMAACDEQCQAIISCGHRCQRHCTEPCNTEDDCMELIKVEARCGHLVQVGCCTKYDPPCRLPCLSFLVCGHKCQGSCSDCSQGRLHVPCKQKCNRNLVCGHICKDSCSYRCPPCKQKCDRQCSHGDTCKRRCGDNCIPCMELCQWECKAKCPNKLKCDHLCIEPCKDKKCNTLCNEILDCGLGHKCSGLLCECSKCVCKVCENLTDIFFGNEDEDNAMFIRLEDCECVLEVHGLDQYISNIVDNTCDEIKSLKCPKCSTKISKSKRYSNEIKRINENICGVLETIRNIEEGTDLHAKRFATIQLLTKYETGMPTNIYTKLKEKVKSTRSIDILNMVVDQLTFYEEIFSLRIEIFSFESRRFLQAWLDRLEKWVFLRRSRYARQEHNEFYLEIRRLQLTLDIHEFKTELSKKAEGIALPDNILNHLLKLESTEVMDDEELSKIRKETEEVSSKMIGLTLKEKQMIKRAMEKEFMGSGHWYKCKNDHYYSIGECGMPMEKIKCPQCGVPIGGADHILTDDNERAMDFENL; this comes from the exons ATGGAAAGACACAAACCGACCTATCGACACTCGAGTGATACCTCTAAATCGACGAATCTAAACCCAAGTACCCCAGTAAGACCAATCATTGATTACGGAGAAGTTGACTTTGAAGCCATAATTGAACATAACCATGAGGAAGATACAGTAGAAATAAAGAACCaaataaaagatacaaaaaaaccATCCGTATTTGATCGTTTAGGCAAAAGAAGTCAACGAGTAGTGCAAATTACTACCAATCAATCGAAAACCGATATTcaggaaaattcaaatgactttcAGGATAATGATCACTCTCAAACTAGACAGGAGTCTAGCGTTGTACctaacacaacacagaaaaatcACCGAATTGATACCGACAAAATACATCATGTACCAAAAGAACACCTTTCGTCACAAGAAAAGAACATTGAGTCAAGAAAACGAAAGAGCACAAGCCAATCACATAGCACCTACACGAATAggcaaaagaaaattaaaacatcaaacATTGAAAGAAACGGAGAAAGAAGTAAAACGTATCATCATAATGCACATAATCACAATGAAGGAACCAGAGACAAACGAACGTTTCCTAGAAATAGAACACATGAAAGGTCTCGTTCTGAGAACAAAAGGCAAGAACCTCTTCTTTCCCCTAGACGACGAGAAAGATCATTCTTTTCAAATAACAGAAATCGTAGTGTTGACGTTGGGGAAAGGCAAGATACTTCCTTTCAAAGCTCACTGCAACAAACAAGATTTAAACGATCACGAACAAAATCGCCACGAAGAACTGAATATAGAGGACAATCTTCACGAAGCAATACACCAGAACATCAAAGAAGACAAACTTCTAGTTTACGTGTAGTTCATAGAAGTACACGACAACAAAGGTCTTCATGCAAAAAAAcgaattttcatttatttcattccCCTGAAAGGTCACATTCAAAGAACAACAGAAGTCGAGAACCTTTACATTCGCCTAGAAGACGAGAAAGATCATCCTCCGCAAAGGACAGAAATCGTAGTGATCAGGAAAGGCAAGATATTTATCCTGACAAACAACGTTCACTGCAAAACTCAATAAATAAAGGATCACGTACTAAATCAACACACAATACTGAATACAGAGGACAATATTTTCCAACGAATACATCAGAACAGCAAGATAGAAAAACTCCTAGTCCACATGTAGTTCCCGAAAATACAAGAAATCAAAGGTCTCCATGCACAAATTCGGATTTTGGTTTATCTCAATCAAATTTTGACATCAACATTGAGCATGatacaaatacacaaaaaatcCATCATAAAGACATCAGACATAAAACCATTAGACATGGACAGTCTTCGTTGATTCATGAAAAATCTTGCACTGTAACAGTTCAAAATGAAGAAACGTATGGCAAAACGCATGACTCAAGCAGACCTTCGTTCAAtgtaaatcaaaagaaaaattgcAGTGACCGATATCAATCTCGTTCAAATAACAAATCAAGAGACCAAAAGAGAAGGCAAAACTATAACGGAAATAAAACATTCACAAAAAAATCTCAGAACGGATTTGAAGCATCTGATCAAAAGATAGACATTACACAATTATCAAAGATGGATAACGATAGTTTAGCGGCCTATTTGAGTACTTGTAGTAGAGAACTAGACACATTTCTATTTAAACACGAAATGATTGACCAAATGGCGTTATTTTTGCAAGTTATGTGTCAGGTTTGTGAGTCTAAGCATCATTCATTGGTACAAAAAGCTCTTAATCCGTTAAAAGAAAGAAAGTTTTTTGAACGAAAGGatataaaatacattatttgcGAGTTTCGTTTAAAGTTTGATAAGGAACACATTGACATGCtacaaaatttacttattttgatGAAAGGGCTTGTTTATCATGTCAATGCTGGTCCTCGCGATTTAATGCAACCATTAGATTCTTTAGAAAGATGTGTTCACGAAAAAGTCGACGACGAGAATCAAAAAGGAGTCCTAGAATCCTTAATACTAGAAATAAGATATAAATGGAATCATCaagaaaaaaattctaaaaccgAAAACAAACTGTCAACATTAGCTATATTGCCAGATCATACGGAAATAGAGACATGTGAGAATGTAAACATTGATTCTGACTATGACACAGAGGAAAGCTATTTACGAAGACTATTTATGGTCCATCGTCAAGACTTTATAAGACCTTTGTGTAGAGGGTTGGTGTCTTTGAAAGAAAGTATAAATGAGGATCCAGATTGCCTTGAGAAAAGATGGAGACATGATGACATCCGTGTCTATAAAGATATATCCTTCCTAGCCCGATGTTGCAATGAACAGAATGGTATTACCTGGAAAATAAGATTTGATATCACCCCCTATAGCCGAATTAACTGGAACACCAGAAAGCTACTAACATTTGGCTCCCTCGTTTGTTTAACtaacaaaaaatttaagattCTTCAATATGCAACTGTAGCAGAGCGTAATCCTGCTGATCTACAAAAGGGGATTTTCGAAATCAAATTTACCGAGGATATTGGAGAATTGTCTGCCATTTCACAACAGTCAGATATTATCCTAGTTGAAAGCCAAGCTTTCTTTCCATCTTACTTTTACACATTAAAATCTCTACAGTGTATGCACAGTGAGATTTTTAATCAGGAAAGTGTTTTACCTTTCGGAAAGCAATTATTAAACAAGAGACACAGCATAGATCAACAGGTGCCAGATTATTTTGAATCATCTAAATTCGCAGAAAGAGGATTTGATATCAGCTGTTTGAATTCTGAACTACAGGTATATAACATAGATATTTCATCAGAGTCAAACTGGCCCGATgcagattttctgaaaatggacgAATCGCAATACAGAGCATTTCTTACATCAATGAAAAGTAAGCTTGCGCTAATACAGGGACCACCTGGAACTGGTAAAACTGTAGTTGGTCTCAAAATAGCCGAActgttgttaaaaaatgaccatatatggCGTCAACAGGAAAACCAAGGGCCAATGCTTCTACTCAGTTACACCAATCATGCATTAGATCAGTTTCTACTTGATATATCAAAACGACTGCGATCAACAGACACAGCTGATATTGTCCGAATCGGATCTAGATCcgaagtcgaaattttgagagAATATAACTTGACGTCTAAACGCAAAGCATATAGTTACTCGCGGGAAGAATACATAACTCGCTGGGGAGAAATTCAATCACGCACAAAAAGGGAAAGCTCAGGCTTACTGAATGTAATGGCATCTAATGCcagatcaaatttgaaaataagaattAAAGAGCATGACAACCTGAAAAAACTTCGAGAGGAAATTGAGACAGGAATAGTTCATCAAGACTGGCTTCATGACGTAGCTAGAGTGATTACTAACTCGCAGTACAGTGCACTCAGAAATGAATCTTCTTTGATTAGATGGTTAAATATTGAATCAGCAACTCAACAAAAAGTTACAATACGACCAAACTATTCAGAAAACATTTATGAAGAAAACGagtttgattattttgatgACGAGGACAATTGGTATGATGATCAGAGTTGGGATTACGATGAAGAGGACataaaaacagttgaaaaagatatattaATGCATCTAGACTTCGAAAAACTGAAAATGGTTGTTTCTTCAAGTCTTATTAACGAAGAAAAAAACCAGAACAAAGAATGGTTTTGGGATCAATATAATCAGAAAGAAAAATCTATTTTCATTAAGAAAATACAggataaactttgttgtacaCAAGCTATGTCAATTGAAGGAGCACGGTCGGTGTCCAATGTATGGTGGATACACGATCTTCAAAGGTGGCAGTTGTATAAATACTGGATTCAACAAGCTCTTATCCCAATAAACAAGGAAATTCAAGAGTGTGAAAACAGCTACAAAAGAGCACAAAAACGTTATGAAGAGATTCAACAAATAGCTGATATCAACATATTGAAGAGGTCAAAACTTGTAGCATGCACCACAACAAGAGCTGCTAGAGATATAGAAATTCTTAAACGAGTTTCTCCAAGCATTGTTCTCCTTGAAGAAGCCGCCCAAATCCCAGAACATCACGTGGTGGCATGTTTGACATCGTCGTGTCAACAAATCATAATGATTGGCGACCACCAACAACTGCGCCCATCTTACAACGATTACAAGACTGCACtgcaacacaaaataaatatttccctTTTTGAAAGACTTATTAATGGAAACTTCCCAGttagaaaattagaaaatcaACATCGAATGAGACCAACAATATCAAAGCTTTTAGTGCCTCATATTTATGATACTCTGGAAAACGCCAAATGTGTGCTTGATTACGAAAACGTAAAAGGAATGCACAATAACATGTTCTTTTTATCGCATTCTGTATTTGAAGACCAGGAGCGCGAAGAACTTTCAAGAAGTCACAAGAACACTTTCGAGGCACAGTTAATTTGTCAGTTGTACAGGTATATCAGAATGCAAGGATATCCACCTTCTAAAATTACTGTGCTGTCCACATACTTAGATCAGGTTCGTCTTCTCCGCAACTTGATAAAACCTATAGAAGAAGAACTTTCAAGAAATGATCCTCATAAAACAGTTTCAAGTCAGCCTGACAAATCGTCTAGTGAGCTTGCCGTACGAGTGACTGCGGTAGATAATTATCAAGGAGaggaaaatgaaataattttattgtcacTTGTTAGAAgtaacatagaaaacaaaataggATATTTGTCCGAGCCAAATAGAGTTTGCGTTGCTTTATCAAGAGCGAAAATTGGACTTTATGCAATAGGCAATTTCGAACTTTTAAAATCGAAATCAAGACTATGGTATGATATTCTGAAGGATGCGGACAGTAGCAACTCTTTTGGTACACGTCTGCAGCTAACATGTCAAAATCACAATAGTTCAACTTACATTTCTCAGTCAAATGACTTTGATCTTGTCACAGATGGCGGATGTCAAAAATCTTGCTCTTTTAGAAGAGAATGTGGCCACTTCTGCTCAAGGAAGTGTCATATAGATGATCCTCGTCATTCAgaaataaaatgtgcaaaacaaTGCTACAAAAGAGTATGTCCAATGGGACATAGGTGCATGAAATCTTGTCATGATCCTTATTTATGTGGAACATGCAGTGAAATTGTGGAAAAGATAATTCCTAAATGTCAACATAAAAAACGTATGAAATGTTCTGAAGTTCCAGATATGGCGGCATGCGATGAGCAATGCCAAGCTATTATATCATGTGGTCATCGTTGTCAGAGACATTGTACAGAGCCTTGTAATACAGAGGATGACTGCATGGAGTTAATTAAAGTAGAAGCCCGCTGTGGACATTTAGTACAGGTTGGTTGTTGCACCAAATATGACCCACCGTGTAGGTTACCGTGCTTATCATTTTTAGTTTGTGGTCACAAATGTCAAGGATCGTGTTCAGATTGTAGTCAAGGAAGGCTTCATGTACCCTGTAAACAAAAATGCAATAGAAACTTAGTATGTGGACATATTTGTAAGGACAGTTGCAGTTATAGATGTCCACCATGTAAGCAAAAGTGTGATCGACAATGTAGTCATGGCGATACatgtaaaaggagatgtggcgATAACTGTATACCGTGTATGGAACTTTGTCAATGGGAATGTAAAGCAAAATGTCCAAACAAGTTAAAGTGTGATCATTTATGTATAGAACCTTGTAAAGacaaaaaatgtaatacacTTTGTAATGAAATACTAGACTGTGGCCTTGGTCACAAATGTTCAGGACTTTTATGTGAATGTTCTAAGTGTGTTTGTAAAGTATGCGAAAActtgacagacatattttttggaaatGAAGATGAAGATAACGCAATGTTCATTAGGTTAGAAGACTGCGAATGTGTCTTGGAAGTACATGGATTAgatcaatatatttcaaatattgttgATAACACTTGTGACGAAATCAAGTCTTTGAAATGCCCAAAGTGCAGCACTAAAATATCGAAGTCAAAAAGATATTCGAACGAAATAAAACGTATCAACGAAAACATTTGTGGGGTATTAGAAACCATTCGAAATATTGAAGAAGGTACAGATCTCCATGCAAAGCGTTTTGCTACAATACAGTTACTCACCAAATATGAGACTGGCATGCCTACCAACATATATACTAAACTGAAGGAAAAAGTTAAATCTACTAGATCAATCGATATTCTGAACATGGTAGTTGATCAATTAActttttatgaagaaatcttTAGCCTcagaattgaaatattttccttCGAAAGTCGACGTTTTTTACAAGCATGGTTAGATCGACTAGAAAAATGGGTGTTTTTAAGGCGAAGCAGATATGCAAGACAAGAACATAACGAGTTTTACCTAGAAATACGACGACTACAGCTGACCTTAGATATTCATGAATTCAAAACAGAACTTTCTAAAAAAGCTGAAGGAATAGCACTGCCAGATAATATTCTAAATCACTTGCTTAAACTAGAATCTACTGAAGTCATGGACGACGAAGAATTATCTAAAATTAGAAAGGAAACAGAAGAAGTTTCTTCTAAAATGATTGGTCTCACACTTAAGGAGAAGCAAATGATCAAGCGAGCCATGGAAAAAGAATTTATGGGATCAGGACATTGgtacaaatgtaaaaatg ATCATTATTATTCTATAGGAGAATGTGGCATGCCAATGGagaaaataaaatgtccgcAGTGTGGTGTGCCAATAGGAGGTGCTGATCATATTCTAACTGACGATAATGAGAGAGCTATGGATTTTGAAAATCTGTAA
- the LOC134692908 gene encoding uncharacterized protein LOC134692908, whose product MAENKTSIGEESLTKSCIRQETENAENYELETKGCNQDKDNDCEKDEKNGCDEDKENVDDEEEDNDCDWMTKEEEERKIIQCLQEVASRCTHANPKKRPTSYEVLDMLYKVYEPPKEPWSFKSFCQNLCQAENYEDCEDSTLDTPLPR is encoded by the exons atggcAGAAAATAA AACGTCTATAGGGGAAGAGTCGTTAACAAAATCATGCATACGACAGGAAACAGAAAATGCAGAGAATT ATGAGTTGGAGACCAAGGGATGTAACCAAGACAAGGACAATGATTGTGAGAAGGACGAAAAGAACGGATGTGATGAAGATAAGGAAAATGTAGACGACGAAGAGGAAGACAATGATTGTGACTGGATGACGAAAGAAGAGGAAGaaagaaaaattatacaatgt CTGCAGGAAGTTGCCAGTAGATGTACTCATGCTAATCCAAAGAAAAGACCCACATCTTATGAAGTACTCGATATGTTATATAAAGTATACGAACCACCAAAAGAACCATGGTCGTTTAAAAGTTTCTGTCAGAATCTATGTCAGGCAGAAAACTACGAAGATTGTGAGGACTCCACGCTAGACACACCGTTACCAAGATAA